Proteins encoded in a region of the Ptychodera flava strain L36383 chromosome 4, AS_Pfla_20210202, whole genome shotgun sequence genome:
- the LOC139130627 gene encoding uncharacterized protein: MEAIGIRDSYEESDDDRALEHFNETVKFENGRYHVKMPWKEEQPDLPENRELAYCRLKTLVQKLSKNPDLLEKYNAIIEEQRRREIIEQLTDTSEVGHKRHYIPHHAVINPMKTSTKVRIVYDASAKVTKDSKNLNECLYRGPVMLKDLCGLLLHFRLNKVAMVADIEKAFLQVGLQAPDKDITRFFWLKDCKIPRVDGNLQIYRFCRIPFGVISSPFLLAATLDHHLKKDGSEAAQKIRDNIYVDNVITGTDAPQSAYNFYTEAKKIFSNASMNLREWTSNSELLLNRIPEHDQSRGDKIKVLGSNWHVKEDTMTVPGPEIEKLLVVSTKQEALQSISSIFNPLGFFTPVTLNAKLFLQSLWKAELNWDGRLDKESLSRWKYIAEQLQLIPSHSFPRFIGTGKETTQVKYQLMCFSDTSTRAYSTAVYLRHLKGESCQVNLLFSKTRLAPMKKISAPRIQAPSQPKTGDVVIVKDNLPRGSWNLGKVHDLIQSRDAECQAARVILPSRKCINRRVNLLYPIECPETLTQEDCDVQTVQADETKSTKLGIRRRPSRRAAIEANKRLAQQLSQ; encoded by the coding sequence ATGGAAGCAATCGGGATAAGAGACTCTTATGAAGAATCTGATGATGACAGAGCACTCGAACACTTCAATGAAactgtgaaatttgaaaatggaagATACCATGTCAAGATGCCTTGGAAAGAGGAACAGCCTGACTTGCCTGAAAATCGTGAACTTGCCTATTGCCGTTTAAAGACATTGGTCCAGAAACTGTCCAAGAACCCAGATCTTCTAGAAAAATACAATGCCATTATTGAAGAACAGAGAAGGAGAGAGATAATAGAGCAATTGACAGACACATCTGAAGTAGGACACAAAAGACACTATATACCACATCATGCTGTGATTAATCCCATGAAGACAAGCACAAAAGTAAGAATAGTGTATGATGCCTCTGCCAAAGTAACGAAGGACTCTAAGAATCTCAATGAATGTCTCTACCGAGGACCTGTCATGCTGAAAGATTTATGTGGACTATTACTACATTTCAGACTGAACAAAGTTGCCATGGTAGCGGACATTGAGAAAGCCTTTCTACAAGTCGGACTTCAAGCCCCTGATAAAGATATTACTAGATTTTTCTGGTTAAAGGACTGTAAAATTCCACGGGTAGATGGTAACCTTCAAATCTACAGATTCTGCCGCATCCCGTTTGGTGTGATTTCAAGTCCTTTTCTTCTGGCCGCCACATTGGACCATCACTTAAAGAAAGATGGAAGTGAGGCCGCACAGAAGATAAGAGACAATATCTATGTGGATAATGTAATTACCGGAACTGATGCTCCACAATCCGCTTACAACTTCTACACTGAAGCAAAGAAGATCTTCTCAAATGCTTCCATGAATTTGCGTGAGTGGACATCCAACTCAGAGTTACTATTGAACCGTATACCAGAGCATGATCAATCGAGAGGTGACAAGATTAAAGTCCTAGGATCGAACTGGCATGTGAAAGAAGACACAATGACTGTACCTGGTCCTGAAATAGAGAAGCTGTTAGTAGTGTCTACAAAGCAAGAAGCACTGCAGTCTATTTCCTCAATCTTCAACCCCCTTGGATTCTTCACTCCAGTAACACTGAATGCAAAGCTTTTTCTACAATCACTGTGGAAAGCAGAACTGAACTGGGATGGAAGACTTGACAAAGAAAGTCTAAGCCGGTGGAAGTACATTGCTGAACAACTGCAACTCATTCCTTCTCACAGTTTCCCAAGATTCATAGGGACTGGCAAAGAGACTACACAAGTAAAATATCAACTGATGTGCTTCAGTGATACCTCTACTCGTGCTTATTCGACAGCTGTCTACTTGCGTCACCTGAAAGGGGAATCATGTCAGGTCAATCTACTGTTCTCCAAGACCCGTCTTGCACCTATGAAGAAAATAAGTGCACCAAGAATTCAAGCTCCTTCTCAACCAAAGACTGGCGATGTTGTGATTGTCAAGGACAATTTGCCTCGTGGATCATGGAACTTGGGGAAAGTTCATGATCTGATTCAAAGTAGAGATGCAGAATGTCAAGCTGCAAGGGTAATTCTGCCGTCCAGGAAATGCATCAATCGACGTGTGAATCTACTTTATCCTATAGAATGTCCAGAGA
- the LOC139130626 gene encoding uncharacterized protein, with protein sequence MADAVELADVVLICVSEKYKNSNSCRSVSVKLPKLDLVSFGGDVLAWKEFWDSFECTIHQNSHLSRIEKFNYLRSKLHGDALNALSEVLFQLELQNGSREKWTVCKLRELLERYVMAAEATDRQTSHNFPSTKDKATPKKSPSASKLYAESSVSSAQALVIGERGPTHQASEKLNPKKRCHFCEQHHWSDEWTKYSTVEARKEKVKGQCYICLKKGHRLKDCVVNEPCFFCRQRKNHHSSLCPKRFPSTRKENTLLTQGLPKDAEPNTEKALMASGEIVLMQTATTMIENPDSSLKQSVRILFDSGSHRSYITDDLARTLRLKTGTVEEMSIVTF encoded by the exons ATGGCAGATGCAGTTGAGCTCGCCGATGTTGTTTTAATCTGCGTGTCAGAGAAGTATAAAAACAGTAACTCTTGCAGATCGG TCTCAGTGAAACTGCCTAAACTTGATTTGGTATCGTTTGGTGGTGATGTGCTTGCATGGAAAGAATTCTGGGACTCTTTTGAGTGTACTATACATCAGAACTCTCATCTGTCACGAATAGAGAAGTTCAACTACCTGAGGAGTAAACTTCATGGTGATGCACTGAACGCTTTATCAG AGGTACTGTTCCAGCTCGAGCTGCAAAATGGGTCTAGAGAGAAATGGACAGTATGTAAACTCAGAGAACTCCTTGAACGGTATGTCATGGCTGCCGAAGCAACTGATAGACAGACATCACACAACTTTCCTTCCACAAAGGACAAAGCAACCCCTAAGAAGTCACCTTCAGCATCCAAGTTGTACGCAGAATCATCGGTATCATCTGCTCAAGCCTTGGTTATTGGCGAGAGGGGACCAACTCATCAAGCCAGTGAAAAGCTAAATCCTAAGAAACGTTGTCATTTCTGTGAACAACACCACTGGAGTGATGAATGGACGAAGTATTCAACTGTTGAAGCAAGAAAagagaaggtcaaaggtcagtgttATATCTGCCTAAAGAAAGGACATCGATTGAAAGACTGTGTTGTCAATGAGCCATGCTTTTTCTGTCGTCAAAGAAAGAATCACCATAGCAGTCTTTGTCCTAAAAGGTTCCCATCTACAAGGAAAGAGAACACTCTCCTCACTCAAGGACTTCCTAAAGATGCTGAACCCAATACAGAAAAGGCTCTAATGGCTTCCGGAGAAATTGTTCTCATGCAAACTGCCACTACTATGATCGAAAATCCAGACTCTTCATTGAAACAGTCTGTTCGTATCCTGTTTGATTCCGGAAGTCACAGATCATACATCACAGATGATCTTGCAAGAACACTAAGACTGAAAACTGGAACTGTCGAAGAGATGTCTATTGTCACATTTTGa